A stretch of the Arachis stenosperma cultivar V10309 chromosome 6, arast.V10309.gnm1.PFL2, whole genome shotgun sequence genome encodes the following:
- the LOC130933527 gene encoding probable serine/threonine-protein kinase PBL7, which produces MEVINSTTTAVPATNQTYKHSHSHSNNDFPSKTILITITLLTSLTLFFAIFLVAFVLRRLKSKHFASSSPEVMKGGCVDHHHPTPTTPNKFRGVQVLTYREIEVATGGMSEGNVIGNGDSGLVYKGILSDGTLAAIKLMRREGKQEERAFRIEVDILSRLHCPYLVELLGYCADQHHRVLVFEYMPNGTLYHHLHSLNYNNQSQPLDWWTRMRIALDCAMALEFLHEHALSPVIHRDFKTANVLLDQNFRAKVSHFGLAKTGSDKINGQISTRVLGTTGYLAPEYASTGKLTTKSDVYSYGVVLLEVLTGRVPVDIERPPGEHVLVSWALPRLTNREKVVEMVDPALRGQYSKKDLIQVAAIAAMCIQTEADYRPLMTDIVQSLIPLVRNPSSSSSSLRFLKSPTY; this is translated from the exons ATGGAAGTAATTAACAGCACCACAACCGCTGTGCCTGCAACCAACCAAACTTACAAACACTCACATTCACATTCCAATAATGATTTCCCCTCCAAAACCATTCTCATTACCATCACTCTCCTCACCTCTCTTACCCTCTTCTTTGCCATTTTTCTTGTTGCATTCGTGCTCCGTCGTCTCAAATCCAAACACTTCGCTTCAAGTAGTCCAG AAGTGATGAAGGGAGGATGTGTTGATCATCATCATCCAACACCAACAACACCAAATAAATTTCGAGGTGTTCAAGTGTTGACATACAGAGAGATAGAAGTGGCGACAGGTGGAATGAGTGAAGGAAATGTAATTGGGAATGGAGATTCTGGTTTGGTGTACAAAGGAATCCTAAGTGATGGAACTTTGGCAGCAATTAAACTCATGCGAAGGGAAGGGAAGCAAGAAGAGCGTGCCTTCAGAATTGAG GTGGATATCCTAAGCCGTTTGCACTGTCCTTATTTGGTGGAGTTGCTAGGCTATTGTGCGGACCAGCACCACAGGGTGTTGGTGTTTGAATACATGCCTAATGGAACACTCTATCACCATCTCCACTCTCTTAATTACAATAATCAATCTCAGCCGTTGGATTGGTGGACCAGGATGAGAATAGCCCTTGATTGTGCCATGGCTTTGGAGTTCTTGCATGAACATGCTCTCTCCCCTGTCATACACCGTGACTTCAAGACTGCTAATGTTCTCTTGGATCAAAATTTTCGTGCCAAAGTCTCCCATTTTGGATTGGCCAAGACTGGCTCTGACAAGATCAACGGTCAGATTTCCACCCGCGTGTTAGGGACCACCGGATATCTTGCACCCGA GTATGCATCAACAGGAAAGCTTACTACAAAATCTGATGTATATAGCTATGGTGTGGTTCTTCTGGAAGTGCTAACCGGGCGTGTACCGGTTGATATTGAGCGACCTCCGGGAGAACATGTACTTGTCTCTTGG GCTCTTCCAAGGTTAACAAACAGAGAAAAGGTGGTGGAAATGGTTGACCCTGCTCTTCGAGGACAGTACTCAAAGAAGGATCTAATTCAGGTAG CAGCAATAGCAGCAATGTGCATACAAACAGAAGCAGATTACAGGCCACTAATGACGGATATTGTTCAATCACTGATACCACTTGTTAGGAATCCCTCCTCATCATCTAGTTCCTTAAGATTTCTTAAAAGTCCAACctattaa
- the LOC130935499 gene encoding E3 ubiquitin-protein ligase ATL6: MTKDKNDQTTSNFCFLFIFFFLLSVPSTFAQNQNAASDNNNNYNTQFSPSLAIIVVILVAALFLMGFFSIYIRHCADSPSGTVLPTTGGGRSRRGARGLDPAVIETFPILEYSEVKIHKIGKEVLECAVCLCEFEDTETLRLIPKCDHVFHPECIDEWLASHTTCPVCRANLVPQPGESVHAVPLVPTTDVEAQNDAVVDTAVPEVRVNVPDAEGGVVASSEPEVIAIPKSLTLNRNRTTRGSNRRRQFPRSHSTGHSLVQPGENTDRFTLRLPVAVRREIINRELQRSNSLLVLPRDGSSRQGSSRGRTLRRLDRSFKSDRWVLTMAPPFLVRGSSVRSPKVVDSTGGAGASSSTAPILPPSAVDSARPPV; encoded by the coding sequence ATGACGAAGGACAAAAACGACCAAACCACCTCCAATTTctgctttcttttcattttcttcttccttctctccGTTCCGTCAACGTTTGCGCAGAACCAAAATGCCGCTTCTGACAATAACAACAACTACAACACGCAGTTCAGCCCTTCGCTCGCGATAATCGTCGTCATTCTCGTTGCAGCACTCTTCCTCATGGGATTCTTCTCCATCTACATCCGCCACTGCGCCGATTCACCCTCCGGCACCGTCCTTCCAACCACGGGAGGCGGGAGGTCCAGAAGAGGGGCACGTGGTCTCGATCCTGCAGTCATCGAGACTTTCCCGATTCTGGAGTATTCGGAGGTCAAGATCCACAAGATTGGAAAAGAGGTTCTTGAATGTGCGGTGTGCCTGTGTGAATTCGAAGACACCGAAACACTGCGTTTGATTCCCAAGTGTGACCATGTGTTCCATCCGGAGTGCATCGACGAGTGGCTAGCCTCCCACACAACCTGCCCCGTCTGCCGCGCCAACCTCGTCCCGCAACCCGGCGAGTCAGTCCATGCGGTTCCACTCGTGCCAACCACCGACGTCGAGGCGCAAAACGACGCCGTCGTTGACACCGCAGTGCCGGAGGTACGTGTCAACGTGCCGGACGCTGAGGGAGGAGTCGTGGCGTCGTCGGAGCCGGAAGTGATTGCGATTCCGAAAAGCTTGACGCTGAATCGGAACAGGACGACGCGAGGGTCCAACCGGAGGAGGCAGTTCCCTCGGTCGCACTCGACCGGGCATTCTCTGGTCCAACCGGGAGAGAACACGGACCGGTTCACTTTGAGATTGCCTGTGGCTGTTAGAAGAGAGATAATAAACCGGGAGTTGCAACGGTCTAACAGCTTGTTGGTTTTGCCTAGGGACGGTAGTTCGAGACAGGGAAGTAGTAGGGGAAGGACTTTGAGACGGTTGGACCGGAGTTTCAAATCCGACCGGTGGGTTTTGACGATGGCGCCACCGTTCTTGGTCAGAGGATCTTCGGTTAGGTCGCCGAAGGTGGTTGATAGCACCGGCGGGGCAGGGGCGTCGTCGTCTACAGCCCCTATTTTGCCGCCGTCGGCCGTTGACTCTGCTCGACCTCCGGTATGA
- the LOC130933528 gene encoding uncharacterized protein LOC130933528 — MSGAGGPTGPSHEHQPTVEEQDQLKRSIKKVRKEGEGFTGTQLLLPRDEEWMRDNMEVERNFKAGKSFAEMVRGGPTKDQMEEDIVELGKEGNISNEDGKEEKEHRGEETDTCNTENIRVEKTKEGLYNIVISDAIERELWKPWWNTLIVKLMGRRVGYAAIKRRLETMWSKKGTVDVIDLSNDFYLVKFYASEDFDFALMEGPWKIYDHYLTVRLWEPNFNPLRATIDKITAWVRLPGLPIELYDRTILRKIGNLIGRTVKVDNNTANLCREKFARLCVEVDLTKPLMGKYLINGEEYHVEYEGIHQICFSCGRIDHDQQHCNVRKEKDVAARVENSEQSTYEKEENQYEKQNEQIAEEPAMESNLIKKDKGKQIMIGQNDNYGAWMVVQRPKRGKKTEETKQGGGSSRAKENQSNKENQSRYSVLQVEDSTPEHEERIEEAQGEDQGNNNDTIKENKTTNRENTQTKEKKNAENKLTQSKEKITEVDNRKTGSKATEIFVTAPQYKKEGERQIEKKHTTKATKKSFTIKKTGWRKISPHQQ; from the coding sequence ATGTCTGGTGCCGGAGGTCCTACGGGACCCTCTCATGAGCATCAACCTACAGTAGAAGAACAAGACCAACTTAAGAGAAGCATTAAAAAGGTAAGAAAAGAGGGAGAAGGTTTCACTGGCACTCAACTCCTCCTACCGAGAGATGAGGAATGGATGCGAGACAACATGGAAGTAGAGAGAAACTTTAAAGCTGGAAAATCTTTTGCCGAGATGGTAAGAGGTGGACCCACTAAAGACCAAATGGAAGAAGACATCGTTGAACTTGGTAAAGAAGGAAATATAAGCAATGAAGATGgcaaagaagagaaagagcATCGGGGAGAGGAAACTGACACTTGTAACACAGAAAACATAAGAGTAGAGAAGACAAAAGAGGGCCTCTATAATATCGTCATTAGCGATGCTATTGAGAGAGAGCTTTGGAAGCCATGGTGGAATACCTTAATAGTGAAGTTGATGGGTAGAAGGGTGGGATATGCTGCTATCAAAAGAAGGTTAGAAACCATGTGGAGCAAAAAAGGGACTGTAGACGTCATCGACTTAAGCAACGATTTTTATCTAGTCAAATTCTATGCTAGTGAGGATTTTGACTTTGCCCTCATGGAGGGACCTTGGAAGATTTATGACCACTACCTAACCGTCAGATTGTGGGAGCCAAACTTTAATCCACTAAGAGCTACAATTGACAAAATCACAGCATGGGTGAGGTTACCGGGTTTGCCGATTGAGCTGTATGACAGAACCATATTGAGGAAAATAGGTAATCTTATTGGAAGAACGGTGAAGGTTGACAATAACACAGCCAATCTGTGTAGAGAAAAATTCGCCCGTCTATGTGTAGAGGTAGATCTCACCAAACCTTTGATGGGAAAGTATTTGATTAATGGAGAAGAGTACCATGTGGAGTATGAAGGAATCCACCAAATCTGTTTTTCATGTGGAAGAATAGACCATGATCAACAGCATTGCAAtgtaagaaaagagaaagatgTGGCAGCAAGAGTGGAAAACAGCGAACAAAGcacatatgaaaaagaagaaaatcagTATGAGAAACAAAATGAGCAAATTGCAGAAGAACCAGCAATGGAAAGCAATTTGATCAAAAAAGATAAAGGCAAGCAAATTATGATAGGGCAGAATGACAACTATGGAGCATGGATGGTAGTGCAGAGGCcaaaaagaggaaagaagacTGAGGAAACCAAACAGGGAGGCGGATCAAGCAGAGCTAAAGAGAATCAGAGCAACAAAGAAAACCAGTCCAGATATAGTGTTCTACAAGTGGAAGACTCGACACCAGAGCATGAGGAAAGGATTGAAGAAGCACAAGGAGAAGATCAAGGAAACAACAATGATACTATAAAGGAAAACAAAACTACAAATAGAGAAAATACACAaacaaaagagaagaagaacGCAGAAAACAAACTGACCCAATCCAAAGAAAAAATAACAGAAGTGGATAATAGAAAAACAGGTAGTAAAGCTACAGAAATTTTCGTGACAGCACCACAATACAAGAAAGAAGGAGAGAGACAAATAGAAAAAAAGCACACAACAAAGGCCACAAAGAAGTCATTCACCATAAAGAAAACTGGCTGGAGGAAAATTTCTCCTCACCAACAATAA